The Polaribacter tangerinus genome has a segment encoding these proteins:
- a CDS encoding SGNH/GDSL hydrolase family protein, which yields MLKINRLLILVSCILFSYNSYSQNKSKVNVTFFGSSVCKGYGAKNDQGYAWMFYNSNVIDTLKYKYYNVSTNGDNTIKLEKFDRLSKKLYPTKPKIVVIGLSLGNEGLRKQVDQNGREQVLEQFRSRLLRLSDSLHNQGIKPVIVNCYAHSLFDENHYRITKRMNEIINTWKYPSINVLGAVDDYEGKWVNGFVNDPWHPNNLGHKEMSYTIVPSLFDALLAGKKTPTYDYNPSYVTLKNKKSEQAPLLLDLKNNTVHSFTLSFRFKKLEDGSIAGFVQDKKHNLILIKGFNLKYKNISVPFDRYKDKWNHLVLSHSFANKKSILYLNGVNVGEVEERLNPSQFYFGGTSKSIELKDLSFHRSSINKDEVVNLFNKKIIQSSLDFFASLTKLTLNKKISNEAQSLLELNIEKSQELILNNLEY from the coding sequence TTGTTAAAAATAAATAGATTATTAATATTAGTCTCCTGTATTCTTTTTTCTTACAATTCTTATTCTCAGAATAAATCAAAGGTTAATGTAACTTTTTTTGGTTCTTCTGTATGTAAAGGATATGGTGCAAAAAATGATCAAGGGTATGCATGGATGTTTTATAATAGTAACGTAATAGATACTCTTAAATACAAATATTATAATGTTTCTACTAATGGAGACAATACAATAAAATTAGAGAAGTTTGATAGATTATCAAAAAAATTGTATCCCACAAAACCAAAGATAGTTGTAATCGGTTTATCTTTAGGTAATGAGGGATTGAGAAAACAGGTAGACCAAAATGGTAGAGAGCAAGTTTTAGAACAGTTTAGAAGTAGATTGCTAAGACTTTCTGACTCTCTACACAATCAGGGAATAAAACCTGTTATTGTAAATTGTTATGCACATTCTTTATTTGATGAAAACCACTACAGGATTACAAAAAGAATGAATGAAATTATAAACACGTGGAAATATCCTAGTATTAATGTTTTGGGAGCTGTAGATGATTATGAAGGTAAATGGGTAAATGGTTTTGTAAATGACCCTTGGCATCCAAATAATTTAGGTCACAAAGAAATGTCATACACTATTGTACCCTCTTTATTTGATGCTTTACTAGCTGGAAAAAAAACTCCAACTTATGACTATAACCCTAGTTATGTAACTCTTAAAAATAAAAAATCAGAGCAAGCACCTCTATTATTGGATCTTAAAAATAATACTGTTCATTCCTTTACTTTAAGTTTTAGATTTAAAAAACTGGAAGATGGAAGTATCGCGGGTTTTGTTCAAGATAAAAAACATAATTTAATTTTAATTAAAGGGTTTAACTTAAAATATAAAAACATATCTGTACCATTTGATAGGTATAAAGATAAATGGAATCATCTAGTTTTATCGCATAGCTTTGCAAATAAGAAATCTATTTTATATTTAAATGGCGTAAATGTTGGCGAAGTTGAAGAAAGATTAAATCCTTCACAATTTTATTTTGGAGGGACTTCAAAGTCGATAGAGCTTAAAGATTTATCTTTTCATCGTTCCTCAATCAATAAAGATGAAGTTGTTAATTTATTTAACAAGAAAATTATTCAGTCTAGTTTAGACTTTTTTGCTTCACTAACAAAGTTAACTCTAAACAAAAAAATATCTAATGAAGCTCAGAGTCTATTGGAACTTAATATAGAAAAGTCACAAGAACTCATTCTAAATAACCTTGAATACTAG